Proteins encoded together in one Kutzneria kofuensis window:
- the nadC gene encoding carboxylating nicotinate-nucleotide diphosphorylase, protein MTIDTEDLRRVIKTALAEDLRYGPDVTTAATVPADAIAVGSFTPRKAGVIAGVPAALAVLDEVTDYEVVSKVEDGSRLAAGEPALVVRGPVRGLVTAERTALNLLCHLSGIATATAAWVEVIAGTGCAVRDSRKTLPGLRLLEKYAVRCGGGVNHRLGLGDAILIKDNHVRAAGSVTAALEAARAYAPTLTCEVEVDTLAQLDEALAADAELVLLDNFTPAECAEAFRRTKAAGTGTLLEASGGLTLDVARAYAETGVDYLSVGGLTHSSPALDLGLDM, encoded by the coding sequence ATGACCATCGACACCGAGGACCTGCGGCGGGTCATCAAGACCGCCCTGGCCGAGGACCTCCGTTACGGCCCGGACGTCACCACCGCCGCGACCGTGCCGGCCGATGCCATCGCCGTCGGCAGCTTCACGCCGCGCAAGGCCGGCGTGATCGCCGGCGTGCCCGCCGCGTTGGCCGTGCTGGACGAGGTCACCGACTACGAGGTCGTGTCCAAGGTGGAGGACGGCTCGCGGCTGGCCGCCGGCGAGCCCGCGCTGGTCGTGCGGGGGCCGGTCCGTGGCCTGGTCACCGCCGAGCGCACCGCGTTGAACCTCCTGTGCCACCTCTCCGGCATCGCCACCGCGACCGCCGCGTGGGTCGAGGTCATCGCCGGAACCGGTTGTGCGGTCAGGGATTCCCGCAAGACGCTGCCCGGCCTGCGGCTGCTGGAGAAGTACGCCGTGCGCTGCGGCGGCGGCGTCAACCACCGGCTCGGGCTCGGCGACGCCATCCTGATCAAGGACAACCACGTGCGGGCCGCCGGCTCCGTCACGGCGGCGTTGGAAGCCGCCCGCGCCTACGCGCCCACGTTGACGTGCGAGGTCGAGGTCGACACCCTCGCCCAGCTGGATGAGGCCCTCGCCGCCGACGCCGAGCTCGTGCTGCTCGACAACTTCACCCCCGCGGAGTGCGCCGAGGCCTTCCGGCGCACCAAGGCCGCCGGCACCGGCACCCTGCTGGAGGCCTCCGGCGGCCTGACCCTGGACGTGGCCCGCGCCTACGCCGAGACCGGCGTCGACTACCTCTCCGTCGGCGGGCTCACGCACTCGTCCCCGGCGTTGGACCTGGGGCTGGACATGTGA
- the bioD gene encoding dethiobiotin synthase produces MNILVITGTGTGVGKTMVTAACAALAVDSGQRVAVVKPAQTGVGPQEPGDLDEVARFAGKITTRELRRYPEPLAPDTAAARAGMPQVHPGEIASAVAELAAEHDLVLVEGAGGLLVRFDDEGATLADVAWALNALVLIVAEAGLGTLNHTALTAEVLLKRGIECAGVVIGSWPAEPDLASRCNLVDLPEAAGGPLLGALPEGAGLLDPSDFLEVARAAMSPWLGGTFDPDVFAEQFTA; encoded by the coding sequence GTGAACATCCTCGTGATCACCGGCACCGGCACCGGTGTCGGCAAGACCATGGTCACCGCGGCCTGCGCGGCCCTCGCGGTGGACAGCGGCCAGCGGGTCGCCGTGGTCAAGCCCGCGCAGACGGGCGTCGGCCCGCAGGAGCCGGGTGACCTGGACGAGGTCGCGAGGTTCGCGGGCAAGATCACCACGAGGGAGCTGCGCCGCTACCCCGAGCCGCTGGCCCCGGACACCGCCGCGGCCCGCGCCGGCATGCCGCAGGTGCACCCCGGGGAGATCGCCTCGGCCGTCGCCGAGCTGGCCGCCGAGCACGACCTGGTGCTGGTCGAGGGCGCGGGCGGCCTGCTCGTCCGCTTCGACGACGAGGGCGCGACGCTGGCCGACGTGGCCTGGGCGCTCAACGCCCTCGTGCTGATCGTCGCCGAGGCCGGCCTGGGCACGCTCAACCACACCGCGCTGACCGCCGAGGTGCTGCTCAAGCGGGGAATCGAGTGCGCGGGGGTGGTGATCGGCAGCTGGCCGGCCGAGCCGGACCTGGCCTCCCGCTGCAACCTGGTCGACCTACCCGAGGCGGCCGGTGGTCCGCTGCTCGGCGCGCTGCCGGAGGGCGCAGGTCTGTTGGACCCCTCAGACTTTCTTGAGGTCGCCCGGGCCGCCATGTCACCGTGGCTCGGCGGCACGTTCGACCCGGACGTGTTCGCCGAGCAGTTCACGGCGTGA
- the bsaP gene encoding biotin synthase auxiliary protein BsaP, which translates to MDVNAEFCARCGTAAAEGDHAHCAVMLASIDPPRFCVECGRRMVVQVTPAGWVANCSRHGERTSTSPSVG; encoded by the coding sequence GTGGACGTGAACGCCGAATTCTGCGCCCGCTGCGGCACCGCCGCCGCCGAGGGCGACCACGCGCACTGCGCCGTCATGCTCGCCTCGATCGACCCGCCGCGGTTCTGCGTCGAGTGCGGGCGGCGCATGGTCGTCCAGGTGACACCCGCCGGATGGGTGGCGAATTGCAGCCGACACGGCGAGCGAACGTCGACGTCACCGAGCGTCGGCTAG
- a CDS encoding adenosylmethionine--8-amino-7-oxononanoate transaminase, whose translation MRPDELIALDRAHVWHPYAPMPGRIDPLVVTDAEGVRLRLADGRELVDGMASWWSAIHGYRHPVLDEAVRDQLGRMSHVMFGGLTHEPAVRLATTLVEITPEPLRHVFLADSGSVSVEVAIKMCLQYWRSLGRPGKRRLLTWRRGYHGDTFHPMSVCDPDGGMHSLWTGVLPQQVFADPPPAAFEHDYVRHLVDLVEEHADELAAIVVEPVVQNAGGMRFHDPRYLHVLREVSLANDVLLVFDEIATGFGRTGELFAADHAGISPDVMCVGKAMTGGYMTMSAALCTSQVADGISRGELPVLAHGPTYMGNPLSSAVANASIDLLLRQDWRAEIKRIETGLRALERARSVPGVADVRVLGAIGAVQLDHPVDMAAAQKAAVDHGVWLRPFNDLIYTMPPYVIGDEDLSQVCNAIVAAAMVG comes from the coding sequence GTGAGACCCGACGAGCTCATCGCCCTCGACCGCGCCCACGTCTGGCACCCCTACGCGCCCATGCCCGGCCGGATCGACCCGCTGGTCGTGACCGACGCCGAGGGCGTGCGGCTGCGGCTGGCCGACGGGCGGGAACTGGTCGACGGGATGGCCTCGTGGTGGTCGGCCATCCACGGCTACCGGCACCCGGTGCTGGACGAGGCCGTGCGCGACCAGCTGGGCCGGATGAGCCACGTCATGTTCGGCGGCCTGACCCACGAGCCGGCCGTGCGCCTGGCCACCACCCTCGTGGAGATCACGCCGGAGCCGCTGCGGCACGTGTTCCTGGCCGACTCCGGGTCGGTGTCGGTCGAGGTCGCGATCAAGATGTGCCTGCAGTACTGGCGGTCGCTGGGGCGGCCCGGCAAGCGCCGGCTGCTGACGTGGCGGCGCGGCTACCACGGCGACACGTTCCACCCGATGAGCGTCTGCGACCCCGACGGCGGCATGCACTCGCTGTGGACCGGCGTCCTGCCGCAGCAGGTCTTCGCCGATCCGCCGCCGGCCGCCTTCGAGCACGACTACGTGCGGCATCTCGTGGACCTCGTCGAAGAACACGCCGACGAGCTGGCGGCGATCGTCGTCGAACCGGTCGTGCAGAACGCCGGCGGCATGCGCTTCCACGACCCCCGCTACCTGCACGTGCTGCGCGAAGTCAGCCTCGCCAACGACGTGCTGCTGGTCTTCGACGAGATCGCCACCGGCTTCGGCCGCACCGGCGAGCTGTTCGCCGCCGACCATGCCGGCATCAGCCCGGACGTCATGTGCGTCGGCAAGGCCATGACCGGCGGCTACATGACCATGTCCGCCGCGCTGTGCACGTCCCAGGTCGCCGACGGCATCTCCCGCGGCGAGCTCCCGGTGCTCGCCCACGGGCCCACCTACATGGGCAACCCGCTGTCGTCCGCGGTCGCCAACGCCTCCATCGACCTGCTGCTTCGCCAGGACTGGCGGGCCGAGATCAAGCGCATCGAGACCGGCCTGCGCGCCCTGGAGCGGGCCCGGTCCGTCCCCGGAGTGGCCGACGTGCGGGTGCTCGGCGCGATCGGGGCCGTGCAGCTCGACCATCCGGTGGACATGGCTGCCGCCCAGAAGGCTGCCGTCGACCACGGCGTGTGGCTGCGCCCGTTCAACGACCTGATCTACACCATGCCGCCGTACGTGATCGGGGACGAGGACCTGTCTCAAGTCTGCAACGCCATCGTTGCGGCGGCGATGGTCGGCTGA
- a CDS encoding NUDIX hydrolase translates to MLQVRRESLQVLLWQRAQEPHARRWSLPGGRLRDDEDVEASIRRQLAEKVDVRKLAHVEQLAVFSAPDRVPGGRIVASAFLGLIPCDVDPEVPEDTAWYPVDNLPDTAFDHEAIVRRAQGRLRAKLSYTNLGFALAPPEFTISALRGLYSAALGYRVAATNLQRVLSRRGLLEPTGHTSPPGPSGGRPAALFRFTGHGMLVTDPFAVLRPPSKGSGVDVR, encoded by the coding sequence GTGCTCCAGGTGAGGCGGGAATCACTTCAGGTGCTGCTCTGGCAGCGCGCTCAGGAACCGCACGCCCGCCGCTGGTCACTGCCCGGTGGGCGGCTCCGCGACGACGAGGACGTGGAGGCCTCGATCCGCCGGCAGCTCGCGGAGAAGGTGGACGTCAGGAAGCTGGCACATGTCGAGCAGCTGGCCGTGTTCAGTGCCCCGGACCGGGTGCCGGGCGGGCGGATCGTCGCCAGCGCCTTCCTCGGGCTCATCCCCTGCGACGTCGACCCCGAGGTGCCCGAGGACACCGCCTGGTATCCCGTGGACAACCTGCCCGACACCGCGTTCGACCACGAGGCGATCGTGCGGCGGGCCCAGGGCCGGCTGCGGGCCAAGCTCTCATACACCAATCTCGGCTTCGCGCTGGCGCCGCCGGAGTTCACCATCTCGGCGCTGCGCGGGCTGTACTCGGCGGCGCTGGGCTACCGGGTCGCGGCGACCAACCTGCAGCGGGTGCTGTCCCGGCGCGGACTTCTCGAGCCGACCGGTCACACCTCGCCGCCGGGACCGTCCGGGGGCCGCCCAGCTGCGCTGTTCCGGTTCACCGGGCACGGCATGCTCGTGACCGATCCGTTCGCCGTGCTCCGACCACCCAGCAAGGGATCCGGGGTCGACGTACGGTAG
- a CDS encoding DUF2567 domain-containing protein — protein sequence MSEHAGERAEPMRIPPVTEKEPEPVSSEVRITPPTPTVAEIMAMLPQARRPRVVVKRDLLPAVSVLSTVALTGLLVGWLWSILAPPQRVILVDGQQLPLLDESYHRFDDLILFVLIGLGMGLVVGGVVWMLRERRGPVIMIAAVLGSALGAWLAMKVGVSWAGSHYALTGTPANRAVFDQAPVLESTWVVLAQPLATALAYGTLTAWNGMDDLGRRLG from the coding sequence ATGTCGGAGCATGCGGGCGAGCGGGCCGAGCCGATGCGCATCCCGCCGGTGACCGAGAAGGAACCGGAGCCTGTCTCGTCAGAGGTGCGGATCACGCCGCCGACGCCAACGGTGGCGGAGATCATGGCGATGCTGCCGCAGGCCAGACGCCCCCGGGTGGTGGTCAAGCGGGACCTGCTGCCGGCCGTGAGCGTGCTGTCCACGGTGGCGCTGACCGGGCTCCTGGTCGGCTGGCTGTGGTCCATCCTGGCGCCGCCGCAGCGCGTGATCCTGGTGGACGGCCAGCAGCTGCCGCTGCTGGACGAGAGCTACCACCGGTTCGACGACCTCATCCTGTTCGTGCTCATCGGCCTCGGCATGGGCCTCGTGGTCGGCGGCGTCGTGTGGATGCTGCGGGAACGCCGCGGCCCGGTGATCATGATCGCCGCCGTGCTGGGCTCCGCGCTGGGCGCGTGGCTGGCGATGAAGGTCGGCGTCTCCTGGGCCGGCAGCCACTACGCGCTGACCGGCACGCCCGCGAACCGCGCCGTGTTCGACCAGGCGCCGGTTCTGGAGTCCACCTGGGTCGTTCTCGCCCAGCCGCTGGCCACCGCGCTGGCATACGGGACCCTGACGGCCTGGAACGGCATGGACGACCTGGGCCGCCGCCTCGGCTAG
- the nadA gene encoding quinolinate synthase NadA, protein MAATAQLERTEDGWTGVQPDAAWRDEVRRLVDEHDAVLLAHNYQLPEIQDIADHTGDSLALSRIAASSSASTIVFCGVHFMAETAKILSPDKRVLIPDARAGCSLADSITGAQLREWKAEHPGAVVVSYVNTTAEVKAETDICCTSSNAVDVVASIPADREVLFCPDQFLGAHVRRVTGRDNVHVWAGECHVHAGINGPELADRAAANPDADLFIHPECGCATSALYLAGEGAVAAEKVKILSTGDMLTAARDTKARSVLVATEVGMLHQLRKAAPEIDFQAVNDRASCRYMKMITPAALLRCLRDEADEVFVDADTAARARGAVQRMIEIGQPGGAE, encoded by the coding sequence ATGGCCGCTACCGCACAGTTGGAGCGGACCGAGGACGGCTGGACCGGTGTGCAGCCGGACGCCGCCTGGCGGGACGAGGTCCGACGGCTGGTCGACGAGCACGACGCCGTCCTGCTCGCGCACAACTACCAGCTGCCCGAGATCCAGGACATCGCCGACCACACCGGCGACTCGCTCGCGCTGTCCCGCATCGCGGCCAGCAGCAGCGCGTCGACCATCGTGTTCTGCGGCGTGCACTTCATGGCCGAGACGGCGAAGATCCTCAGCCCGGACAAGCGCGTGCTCATCCCGGACGCCCGCGCCGGCTGCTCGCTGGCCGACTCCATCACCGGCGCGCAGCTGCGTGAGTGGAAGGCCGAGCACCCGGGGGCCGTGGTCGTCTCGTACGTGAACACGACCGCCGAGGTCAAGGCGGAGACCGACATCTGCTGCACGTCCTCGAACGCGGTGGACGTGGTCGCCTCCATCCCGGCCGACCGCGAGGTGCTGTTCTGCCCGGACCAGTTCCTCGGCGCCCACGTGCGCCGGGTGACCGGCCGGGACAACGTGCACGTGTGGGCCGGCGAGTGCCACGTGCACGCCGGCATCAACGGTCCCGAGCTGGCCGACCGGGCCGCCGCGAACCCGGACGCGGACCTGTTCATCCACCCGGAGTGCGGCTGCGCCACCTCGGCGCTGTACCTGGCCGGCGAGGGCGCGGTGGCCGCGGAGAAGGTCAAGATCCTCTCCACCGGCGACATGCTGACCGCCGCTCGCGACACCAAGGCCCGCAGCGTGCTGGTGGCCACCGAGGTCGGCATGCTGCACCAGCTGCGCAAGGCCGCGCCGGAGATCGACTTCCAGGCCGTCAACGACCGCGCGTCCTGCCGGTACATGAAGATGATCACGCCCGCGGCGCTGCTGCGCTGCCTGCGGGACGAGGCCGACGAGGTCTTCGTCGACGCCGACACGGCGGCCCGGGCCCGGGGCGCGGTGCAGCGGATGATCGAGATCGGGCAGCCCGGCGGTGCCGAATGA
- a CDS encoding LON peptidase substrate-binding domain-containing protein gives MAETLPIFPLGTVLLPGASLPLHIFEPRYRQLTIDLVTGAVTGRSFGVVAIRQGWFTDVDELSQLHEVGCSATLRQVNRLPDGRFDIVTRGERRFRLLDLDSGSAPYLLGSVEWLPDAEVAGASVTAAPQLSESARAAHRRYCNAAWHREDWSEPEIGADTGTLAHLLAADCLLTIEDRQGLLEERNPLRRLRMVRRVLNRETGILRELRAIPAALSEFSVRPSTN, from the coding sequence GTGGCCGAGACGCTCCCCATCTTCCCGCTGGGCACGGTGCTGTTGCCCGGGGCGTCGTTGCCGTTGCACATCTTCGAGCCGCGCTACCGGCAGCTCACCATCGACCTCGTGACGGGCGCGGTGACCGGGCGCAGCTTCGGCGTGGTCGCGATCAGACAGGGCTGGTTCACCGACGTGGACGAGCTTTCCCAGCTGCACGAGGTCGGCTGTTCGGCGACGCTGCGGCAGGTCAACCGGCTGCCCGACGGCCGGTTCGACATCGTCACCCGGGGCGAGCGCCGGTTTCGCCTGCTGGACCTGGACTCCGGCAGCGCCCCGTACCTGCTGGGCAGCGTGGAATGGCTGCCCGACGCGGAAGTGGCCGGGGCGAGCGTCACGGCGGCGCCGCAACTGTCCGAGTCGGCGCGGGCCGCGCACCGGCGCTACTGCAACGCCGCCTGGCACCGTGAGGACTGGTCGGAGCCGGAGATCGGCGCCGACACGGGGACGCTGGCGCACCTGCTGGCGGCCGACTGCCTGCTGACCATCGAGGACCGCCAGGGACTGCTGGAGGAGCGCAACCCCTTGCGGCGCCTGCGAATGGTCCGCCGCGTGCTCAACCGGGAGACGGGCATCCTGCGCGAACTACGCGCCATCCCCGCCGCCCTGTCGGAGTTCAGCGTCCGCCCCAGCACGAACTGA
- a CDS encoding L-aspartate oxidase translates to MRARWEAAADLVVVGTGVAGLTAALDAQALGLRVLVVTKAALGDGNTRWAQGGVAVVLPGEHEEGDTVDRHVADTLTAGAGLCDVAAVEAIVSGGPAAVTRLRQWGAVFDRGEDGKLARTREGGHTAFRVVHAGGDATGAEVERALLAQTRDGRIAMLDNHVAVEALRTPSGAVAGLLVLDGDGVPGVLRAPAVLLATGGVGQMYQATSNPEVATADGIALALRAGAVVADLEFVQFHPTVLYTGSGARGRCPLVTEAVRGEGAVLVDANGSRVMVGVHPLADLAPRDVVSAAITRRMNETGTDHVFLDATHLDGAAFRKRFPTVFSACAAVGVDPSVDPIPVAPAAHFSCGGVVATVDGRTAVTGLYAAGEVARSGLHGANRLASNSLLEGLVVGSRAARAVAADRAAGLLGDPRKAELLGPLAAAVTERDVLQRTMSRHAAIGRNVEGLAAAAAVLEKSTVVRPLRTRESVEDAALTMAAEILLTVAAERTESRGCHVRTDYPNRNDGSWQRSIPVRLDAAGRPFLFDRPVLGGVA, encoded by the coding sequence ATGAGGGCCCGCTGGGAGGCCGCCGCCGACCTGGTCGTCGTCGGCACCGGCGTGGCGGGCCTGACCGCCGCCCTCGACGCGCAGGCCCTGGGCCTGCGGGTTCTGGTCGTCACCAAGGCGGCGCTGGGAGACGGGAACACCCGCTGGGCGCAGGGCGGCGTGGCCGTGGTGCTGCCCGGCGAACACGAGGAGGGCGACACCGTCGACCGGCACGTCGCCGACACCCTGACCGCCGGCGCTGGATTGTGTGATGTGGCCGCGGTGGAGGCGATCGTCAGCGGCGGCCCGGCCGCGGTGACCCGCCTGCGGCAGTGGGGCGCGGTGTTCGACCGGGGCGAGGACGGCAAGCTGGCGCGTACCCGGGAAGGCGGCCACACGGCGTTCCGCGTGGTGCACGCCGGCGGCGACGCGACCGGTGCCGAGGTCGAGCGCGCGCTGCTGGCGCAGACCCGTGACGGCCGGATTGCCATGCTGGACAACCACGTCGCGGTGGAGGCGCTGCGGACGCCGTCCGGTGCGGTGGCCGGATTGCTCGTGCTGGACGGGGATGGCGTGCCGGGAGTGCTGCGCGCGCCGGCGGTGTTGCTGGCGACCGGTGGCGTCGGCCAGATGTACCAGGCGACCTCGAACCCCGAGGTCGCCACCGCCGACGGCATCGCGCTGGCGCTGCGGGCCGGCGCGGTCGTGGCGGACCTGGAGTTCGTGCAGTTCCACCCGACCGTGCTGTACACCGGTTCCGGTGCCCGCGGGCGCTGCCCGCTGGTGACGGAGGCGGTTCGCGGCGAGGGCGCGGTTCTGGTCGACGCCAACGGTTCCCGCGTGATGGTCGGCGTGCATCCGCTGGCGGACCTGGCTCCTCGTGACGTCGTGTCGGCGGCGATCACCCGTCGGATGAACGAGACCGGCACCGACCACGTCTTCCTCGACGCCACGCACCTGGACGGGGCGGCGTTCCGCAAGCGGTTCCCGACCGTGTTCTCCGCGTGCGCGGCGGTCGGCGTCGACCCGTCGGTGGACCCGATTCCCGTTGCCCCGGCGGCACATTTCTCGTGCGGCGGCGTCGTCGCGACCGTCGACGGCCGGACGGCCGTGACCGGCCTCTACGCCGCCGGCGAGGTGGCCCGGTCCGGTCTGCACGGCGCGAACCGGTTGGCCTCCAACAGCTTGCTGGAGGGCTTGGTCGTCGGTTCGCGCGCCGCGCGTGCCGTCGCCGCCGACCGGGCCGCCGGTCTGCTCGGTGACCCGCGCAAGGCGGAGCTGCTCGGTCCGCTGGCTGCCGCCGTGACGGAGCGGGATGTCCTGCAGCGCACCATGTCCCGGCACGCGGCGATCGGCCGCAACGTCGAGGGCCTGGCCGCTGCCGCCGCCGTGCTGGAGAAGTCGACCGTCGTGCGTCCACTCCGGACGCGCGAGTCGGTCGAGGACGCCGCCCTGACCATGGCGGCGGAGATCCTGCTCACCGTGGCCGCCGAGCGCACCGAATCGCGTGGCTGCCACGTCCGCACCGACTACCCGAACCGCAACGACGGTTCGTGGCAGCGGTCCATCCCGGTTCGGCTGGACGCGGCCGGGCGGCCGTTCCTGTTCGACCGGCCAGTGCTCGGAGGTGTGGCATGA
- a CDS encoding ABC transporter substrate-binding protein: MRRLLLPVSLLTAAVVVAACTGEPAPSRPGGTVDDNTTMTLADSAEPSTLNPVQGFAPQGGSRMYDGLVGYTADRTLRPVLATELPQPSADGRSWTVKLHQKVRFSDGSLLTAADVVTEYNAVLNPAVKSPLRPDFDMLTGVTAVDELTVRFDLAFPFPSFPTRLVLGIVPHTATPADPQPPGTGAYAVTTWDKGKQLVLGLNKYYYGVPPKVVKVTVAFVSDDAKRIERMRNGDFDGIEVPPDEAVAVAKFDGVKVITEDTADYRAVTLPSSNPVTADRSVRLALNFAVDRKDLIGTALGGKGTPAYTPMPDSLPEFVDPQATYRFDRSAAGRILDQAGWLAGTDGIRSKDGVRAAFTVGYPAGDLERRAIAQAFAKQLRAVGFDVTATQDAGPDAVQIVSGGNPFDPGLAIRSVLRTGGSANTTGYTNPGVDTALDAAHKATDPAARATAFRSAQRAYIGDPSLVTLAFVTHTYAIHDNWSGSVPITEPSVHGPLTWGPWWNMETWTVR, from the coding sequence GTGCGTCGACTCCTGCTTCCCGTCTCCCTGCTCACCGCCGCCGTGGTCGTGGCGGCGTGCACAGGCGAGCCGGCGCCGAGCCGACCGGGCGGCACCGTCGACGACAACACGACCATGACCCTGGCCGACTCCGCCGAACCCAGCACCTTGAACCCCGTTCAGGGATTCGCGCCGCAGGGCGGCTCGCGGATGTACGACGGGCTCGTCGGTTACACCGCCGACCGCACCCTGCGGCCCGTGCTGGCCACCGAGTTGCCGCAGCCGTCGGCCGACGGCAGGTCGTGGACCGTGAAGCTGCACCAGAAGGTGCGGTTCTCCGACGGCAGCCTGCTCACCGCCGCCGACGTCGTCACCGAGTACAACGCCGTGCTGAATCCCGCCGTGAAGTCGCCGCTGCGGCCCGACTTCGACATGCTCACCGGCGTCACGGCCGTGGACGAGCTGACCGTCCGGTTCGACCTGGCGTTCCCGTTCCCGTCCTTCCCGACCCGGCTGGTGCTGGGCATCGTCCCGCACACCGCGACGCCGGCCGACCCCCAGCCGCCCGGCACCGGCGCTTACGCCGTGACCACATGGGACAAGGGCAAGCAGTTGGTGCTGGGGTTGAACAAGTACTACTACGGCGTGCCGCCGAAGGTCGTGAAGGTGACCGTCGCCTTCGTATCCGACGACGCCAAGCGGATCGAGCGGATGCGCAACGGCGACTTCGACGGCATCGAGGTGCCGCCGGACGAGGCCGTCGCCGTGGCCAAGTTCGACGGCGTCAAGGTGATCACCGAGGACACCGCCGACTACCGGGCCGTGACGCTGCCGTCGTCGAATCCCGTCACCGCCGACCGGTCCGTCCGGCTGGCGCTGAACTTCGCCGTCGACCGCAAGGACCTCATCGGCACCGCCCTCGGCGGCAAGGGGACTCCCGCCTACACCCCCATGCCCGATTCCCTGCCCGAGTTCGTCGATCCGCAGGCCACCTACCGTTTCGACCGCTCCGCCGCGGGCCGCATCCTCGACCAGGCCGGCTGGCTCGCCGGCACCGACGGCATCCGCTCCAAGGATGGTGTCCGCGCCGCCTTCACCGTGGGCTACCCCGCCGGGGACCTCGAACGCCGCGCCATCGCGCAAGCGTTTGCCAAGCAGCTGCGGGCCGTCGGCTTCGACGTCACCGCCACTCAGGACGCCGGCCCCGACGCCGTCCAGATCGTCTCCGGCGGCAACCCCTTCGACCCCGGCCTGGCCATCCGTTCCGTCCTTCGCACCGGCGGCTCCGCCAACACCACCGGCTACACCAACCCCGGCGTCGACACCGCCCTCGACGCCGCCCACAAGGCCACCGACCCCGCCGCCCGTGCCACCGCCTTCCGCTCCGCCCAGCGTGCGTACATCGGCGACCCCAGCCTGGTGACCCTCGCCTTCGTCACCCACACCTACGCCATCCACGACAACTGGTCCGGTTCCGTTCCGATCACCGAGCCTTCCGTGCACGGCCCCCTGACCTGGGGCCCTTGGTGGAACATGGAGACCTGGACCGTTCGTTAG
- the bioB gene encoding biotin synthase BioB has product MTASVDTDIIAVAREQVLERGEGLSQEQLLQVLKLGDDRLAELLQLAHEVRMRWCGPEVEVEGIVSLKTGGCPEDCHFCSQSGRFPSPVRSAWLDIPGLVRSARETRATGATEFCIVAAVRGPDARLLSQVREGIKAIREDGNDIQIACSLGMLTQEQVDELVAMGVHRYNHNLETARSHFPNVVTTHTWEERWETLRMVREAGMEVCCGGIIGMGETVEQRAEFAAQLAELGPDECTMNFLIPQPGTPYEQYEVVEGRDALRTVAAFRLAMPRPLLRFSGGRELTFGDLGTKQGMLGGINAIIVGNYLTNLGRPAAQDLEMLDELKMPVKALNQTL; this is encoded by the coding sequence GTGACCGCCAGCGTGGACACCGACATCATCGCCGTCGCCCGTGAGCAGGTGCTCGAACGGGGCGAAGGGCTGTCGCAGGAGCAGCTGCTCCAGGTGCTCAAGCTCGGCGACGACCGGCTGGCGGAGCTCCTGCAGTTGGCCCACGAGGTGCGGATGCGCTGGTGCGGGCCGGAGGTCGAGGTCGAGGGCATCGTCAGCCTGAAGACCGGCGGCTGCCCCGAGGACTGCCACTTCTGCTCCCAGTCCGGACGCTTCCCGTCGCCGGTGCGCTCGGCCTGGCTGGACATCCCCGGCCTGGTGCGGTCGGCCCGGGAGACCCGGGCCACCGGCGCCACCGAGTTCTGCATCGTCGCCGCCGTCCGCGGTCCGGACGCCCGGCTGCTGTCCCAGGTCCGTGAGGGCATCAAGGCCATCCGCGAGGACGGCAACGACATCCAGATCGCCTGCTCGCTCGGCATGCTCACGCAGGAGCAGGTGGACGAGCTGGTGGCGATGGGCGTGCACCGCTACAACCACAACCTGGAGACCGCCCGCTCGCACTTCCCGAACGTGGTCACCACGCACACGTGGGAGGAGCGCTGGGAGACCCTGCGCATGGTCCGCGAGGCCGGCATGGAGGTCTGCTGCGGCGGCATCATCGGCATGGGCGAGACGGTCGAGCAGCGCGCCGAGTTCGCCGCCCAGCTGGCCGAGCTCGGCCCGGACGAGTGCACGATGAACTTCCTCATCCCGCAGCCGGGCACCCCGTACGAGCAGTACGAGGTCGTCGAGGGCCGTGACGCGCTGCGCACGGTCGCCGCGTTCCGGCTGGCCATGCCCCGGCCGCTGCTGCGCTTCTCCGGCGGCCGCGAGCTCACGTTCGGCGACCTGGGCACCAAGCAGGGCATGCTCGGCGGCATCAACGCCATCATCGTCGGCAACTACCTGACCAACCTGGGCCGCCCGGCCGCCCAGGACCTGGAGATGCTGGACGAGCTGAAGATGCCGGTCAAGGCGTTGAACCAGACGCTGTAG